The genomic stretch TCCCAAACGAAGAAGTGAAATACGGTTTCCTTGGTTTTTTATTGCCCTTCTACACCACTCTACCCGGTGAAGAACGCGGCTTTTACATAGGAAAATTTGTACAAGAACTCCGACAAGGTAATATCGATGCTTTCATGACCCGGTTACGAGCCTTCTTTGCCGATTTCCCCTATGAGTTAAATGCCCAGACAGAACGACATTATCAAGTCGTGTTCTATCTCGTTTTCAAACTCATGGGACAGTTTGTAGATGCAGAAGTACGTAGTGCCACCGGACGGGCTGATGCCGTGGTTAAAACTCCCAAATACATCTACGTATTTGAATTCAAACTAGATGGCAGCACAGAACAAGCCCTGCAACAAATCGATGATCGGGGCTATTTGATTCCGTACACGGCAGACAGCCGACAACTCGTGAAAGTCGGAGTTAATTTCAATGCCGAAAAAAGAAATATCGGGGAATGGAAGATTAAAAACGAATAACACACTCATCTTTACAAGAAAACTACCATCACTATAATCACAATATTGCAATATTTTCAAAAATAATTCATTTTTGACTCACTCTTTTTTATGCTCAAGGGGACTTACTATCAAATGAGCGAAAAGATGAGTCAAAAAGAGAAAAATATATTTCAACTAGCCCGCATCATCGCAGCGTCTCTTAAAGGGAATGCAAATGATGAAGAACAACGCACCTTAAGGGAATGGTTATCCGTTTCTACAAGAAACAAAAAGATTTATGACGAGTTCAAAGACGGAAAGCGTCTAGAACAAAAAATAGTCGAATCCCAACAAATCAACTGGAAAAACGATTATCAACATTTCATCACCAAACGGCAACGCACCCGCAAGAACAGAAGGATGAAAACGATCATTCGTTACGCGGCAATACTCACTCTCCCGATCGTGGCGGCAGGTATTTTCCTACTCCAAAAGAATGATCGGCAAACTATTGTCTCTATTTCAGAAGTCATCAAGCCGGGAGAGCATAAGGCAGTATTAATCACGGGTGGAGGCGAGCGAATCACGTTATCGGATAGCACGTTATCCCCGATACAGGAACAAAACGGGATGATCGTGAACGTCACTAACAACAAGGTCTCCTATATCCTACCCGAAGATAGTTTATGTACGCAAGGAAGCCCGATATTCAACACCTTACAAATTCCTCGTGGCGGAGAATATTTCCTTACCCTTGCTGACGGCACAGAAGTATGGTTAAATGCCGAAACGGAAATTCGCTACCCAGTACAATTCACGGGTGACAAACGAGTCGTTTACCTTGATGGGGAGGCCTATTTCACTGTAGCCCCAGACAAGAACAAGCCCTTCACGGTTGTCTCCACTCATGCCAGCGTATCCGTGCTGGGAACACAATTCAACTTCCGGGCTTATCCCGACGAGCGGGACGTGCAGACAACGCTTGTTTCCGGTTCCGTAATCATGCAATCGGAAAAATACAAACAACAAATCAAACTGGTTCCCGGTGAACAGGGAGTGCTGGAAAAGAATTCCGCCAAACTCATGAAACAAGAAGTGAACACGTACCTCTACACAGCATGGAAAGACGGGCGTTTCGCTTTCCGTGATGCACGGCTGGAAGACTTGTTCAACATCCTCGCCCGCTGGTATGATCTCAGTGTCTTCTACCAGTCCCCGGAAGCCAAAGACATCCGGTTCACGGGAGACCTGAACAAAACGGATGATTTCAAATCCATTCTAAAAATAATCGAACAAAATGAACGAGTAATATTTACAGTAAATCAACGCACAGTTTTTATTCAAGCAAAATAAAAAAGGCATCTGACGCTCGCAACATCAAATGCCCAAACTATTTTCTAGTTCTCATTAAAAACATCACAAATGTATGAAAAAAATGGACAAAAACAGCCATTCCTCGGGTGGATTATGGCAAAAACAAGTAAGAGTTATGAAGTTATGCTTTATCTTGACATTTATCGGCATCATGCACCTTTCAGCAGCCACCTATTCACAAGATACACGGCTAGATTTAAAGGTTAAGAATGCTTCCCTCGAAAGTGTGATGAACAACATCCGCGCACAATCGGAGTACAGCTTTTTTTTCGATGATGTAGCCGTGAAAAAGATCTCGAATATTACGCTGAATCTGCAAGGAGCCACGATTGAAGAAGTGTTGACGACTTGTTTGAAAAACACGGGATTCTCGTTCCGGGTACTGGACAAAACAATTATTCTTTTCCGGGAACAAGTGAAAGACGATAAAAAACAATCGTTCATCATTCAAGGAAAAGTCGTGGATGAAAACAATAAACCGATGCCTGGGGTAACAGTACTTTTGGATAGCACAAAAGTTGGAACGGCCACGGATACAGCCGGACATTTCGTTCTTCCATTACCACAAGCAAAAGGTACCCTCGTATTTTCATTTATTGGCTATAAGCCCCAGAAAGTAAAATACACGGATGGTAAATTGGTGATCGTAAAGATGCAACCCGATGTATCCGGTTTAGACGAAGTTAAAGTTGTTGCCTACGGTACACAAAAAGCCCGCAAGGTAATCAGTTCCATTTCCTCTCTTAAAGCCGACGAGATGAAAGAACTCCCGACACACAGTCTGGAAAGCCTGTTGCAAGGGCACATGGCGGGTGTAGAAGTTAATAATCTTTCCGGAGCACCCGGTGGCGGTGGTTCTATCGTGGCTATCCGGGGATACAACTCGTTCTTCACGAAAGGGAATGTCGGCTCAGGTGACGAGGGCGAAGACCGACAATACGGAACCCCACTTTACGTTATAGACGGAGTACCGATGCAAGCTTTTACCTCTCCTATCACCGGTTCAAACACACTTTCTGACCTTGACCCTTCTATGATCGAATCTATCGAGGTCTTGAAAGATGCCGCCTCTGCAGCAATCTACGGATCTCGTGCCGGAAACGGAGTAATCTTGATCACCACGAAAAAGGGACGAAGTGGTAAAGCCCGATTCACTGCCAACGTGTCATACTCCGCTTCTTGGCTACCGAAAACACCCACGTGTAGCGGCGGACAATTGGTACGTCAATACAATATGCAGGCACTACGTAACGCAATACAACCATACAAAGATGCAAATGGGAAATGGGTTATGCCGAATTCCTACGAAGACGTGTACAATTACACCAAAGATGGAAATTATCCTGTTTACAATTATTTCTTCGGTAACCGGGAAAGAGGAGAAAATGCCTATATTTTACAAGATAGTTTAAATGAATTTTACAACAATTCCACGGACTGGTGGAAGTACACGTATCGCACGGCAAACGTATATAACGCCAACTTACAAGCAAGTGGTGGAAGCGAAACGATGAACTACATGATCGGAGCCGGCTACTATAAAGAAGAAGGTATCGCATTAGGTAGTGATTTCGAACGTATCAACGTCCTCACGAATCTCTCGGCGACTCCAACCAAACGCCTCAAAATAGACAACCAGATATCCCTTTCTTATAGTGACCGTAGCCGCGGAGGGAAAGGTAAAACAGGCAACAAAATTGAAGGTATCACGGTAAGTCCAACGAAAGTATCCTCTCTGTTACCAGGTAATGAATACGTGAAAAAATACTTACTGGAAGAGTTAAACTCTAGTATCGAGAAAAATCAAAGTTATTCTTTACGCTATAACCTTTCCTTAAATTATGAGATCATTCGTAACCTCAGACTACAAGTATCCGGTTCGGTCGATTACAACCAACAGAACCAGAATAACTTTTTCCCAAGCACGACAGATGCTAATTTTCACCGTTCATTCACGAAAGGTACAATCACGAGAAACATCTCGCTTTTGAATGAAAATTTATTAACTTATAATTTCAAAATAAAACAAGACCATCACTTTGATTTGTTATTCGGGTTATCATTCCAAAAAGAGCAAAACTACTTGAACGAAGGAGATGCCACAGATGGACCCAACGACTATGTACATTACGCCACGGGCCTATGGGGTAACGGCAGTGGACTGATAAACATGAATAACGAATCAGATAAAGACAACAATCCTGTTTGGCAATCCGCATTCAATTACAAATCCAGCTTGGAAGAACAACGTATGAATAGTTATTTCGGTCGATTGCGGTATGACTACAGGGAAAAATACCTACTGGAAACAACTATCCGGCGAGACGGATCATCCGTATTCGGAGAAGACTGTCGCTGGGCCACATTCCCGTCCGTCGCCGTGGGATGGATATTCACAGAAGAGTCATTCGTGAAATCTCTCTACTGGTTAAGTTTTGGAAAAATTCGAGTTAGCTGGGGACAATCGGGACAAAAATTTTCCCAACCTTACTTGGCGCACGGCCTAATGAGTGGTTCCGGTACCTCTATCTTAGGTAACCAAGGTATGGAACCAGACTCTAAAGGAGGAGTATTAAACCGAAGTTTAAGCTGGGAAAAAACAGATCAATATGATATCGGAGTAGACTTAAATTTCTTAGACTATCGTTTTAAATTGACTTGCGATTATTATTATCGTTACACGAAAGGACAATTACAACAGATAGATATTCCGGGTAATTGGAATTATTTGAGATTCCAATGGCAAAATGCTTTAGCTGTTTCAAACGAAGGTTTAGAAGTAGAACTAACCGCTGATATATTCAGGGAAACCGCCGTAAAATGGCGGGTAAAATTCAACGTCTCCCGTAACTGGAATAGATTTGAAAAAAGTAATAATGGTCGAGACTTTTTGGGAAATGTGATCGGGAAATCCCTATACAACATCAAGGCCTACAAAACCATGGGTTACTACAATTCCATAGACGAAGTTCCTTACTACGTGCAATCTCACGGACTCCCCATACCGCTTCGTACGAAAGAGGAAAATGCTGTATTTTTTGCAGGCACAAGAAAAATCGCTGACTTGAATAATGATGGACGAATTAATTCCAGTGATCAATACTATGCAGCCAGTCCCCTTCCCTTGGCTCACGGTGGATTTATCAATGAAATTAAATGGAAACAATTCGACTTGAATATATTTTTCACTTATTCTTTAGGAAGACATATTTTGAAGATTTATGACGATATCGCCATTAAACCTAATATAACCGGAGATCCGATCACGCTTGATATTCGCAAAGCAAGCACATGGACCGGCCCAGACAGTCAAAACTCGGACTATCCTCGTGCCATCTTTTACAAAAATCTTGGAGAACAATACACGGGCCGATATGATTGTGACATCGAAAAAATAAATATGATTCGCTTAAAACAACTTACTTTGGGGTATAACTTGCATGAAAGAATCGCCCAAAAACTAGGACTTTCCGGAGCTCGTTTATTTATCACAGGAGAGAATTTATTTATGTTGACAAACTATTCAGGCCTTGATCCAGAAATCGTGAATCTCACATCAGGACTCGACTATTTGTCCGGGTATCCTCTTCCCCGGAAACTCACCATTGGTCTAACCGTTAATTTTTAATGACTATGAAGAAGATATTCATTTTTATCTTATTTTTTCCCCTGTTCTCATGTAATGACTGGATTGAC from Butyricimonas virosa encodes the following:
- a CDS encoding SusC/RagA family TonB-linked outer membrane protein yields the protein MKKMDKNSHSSGGLWQKQVRVMKLCFILTFIGIMHLSAATYSQDTRLDLKVKNASLESVMNNIRAQSEYSFFFDDVAVKKISNITLNLQGATIEEVLTTCLKNTGFSFRVLDKTIILFREQVKDDKKQSFIIQGKVVDENNKPMPGVTVLLDSTKVGTATDTAGHFVLPLPQAKGTLVFSFIGYKPQKVKYTDGKLVIVKMQPDVSGLDEVKVVAYGTQKARKVISSISSLKADEMKELPTHSLESLLQGHMAGVEVNNLSGAPGGGGSIVAIRGYNSFFTKGNVGSGDEGEDRQYGTPLYVIDGVPMQAFTSPITGSNTLSDLDPSMIESIEVLKDAASAAIYGSRAGNGVILITTKKGRSGKARFTANVSYSASWLPKTPTCSGGQLVRQYNMQALRNAIQPYKDANGKWVMPNSYEDVYNYTKDGNYPVYNYFFGNRERGENAYILQDSLNEFYNNSTDWWKYTYRTANVYNANLQASGGSETMNYMIGAGYYKEEGIALGSDFERINVLTNLSATPTKRLKIDNQISLSYSDRSRGGKGKTGNKIEGITVSPTKVSSLLPGNEYVKKYLLEELNSSIEKNQSYSLRYNLSLNYEIIRNLRLQVSGSVDYNQQNQNNFFPSTTDANFHRSFTKGTITRNISLLNENLLTYNFKIKQDHHFDLLFGLSFQKEQNYLNEGDATDGPNDYVHYATGLWGNGSGLINMNNESDKDNNPVWQSAFNYKSSLEEQRMNSYFGRLRYDYREKYLLETTIRRDGSSVFGEDCRWATFPSVAVGWIFTEESFVKSLYWLSFGKIRVSWGQSGQKFSQPYLAHGLMSGSGTSILGNQGMEPDSKGGVLNRSLSWEKTDQYDIGVDLNFLDYRFKLTCDYYYRYTKGQLQQIDIPGNWNYLRFQWQNALAVSNEGLEVELTADIFRETAVKWRVKFNVSRNWNRFEKSNNGRDFLGNVIGKSLYNIKAYKTMGYYNSIDEVPYYVQSHGLPIPLRTKEENAVFFAGTRKIADLNNDGRINSSDQYYAASPLPLAHGGFINEIKWKQFDLNIFFTYSLGRHILKIYDDIAIKPNITGDPITLDIRKASTWTGPDSQNSDYPRAIFYKNLGEQYTGRYDCDIEKINMIRLKQLTLGYNLHERIAQKLGLSGARLFITGENLFMLTNYSGLDPEIVNLTSGLDYLSGYPLPRKLTIGLTVNF
- a CDS encoding FecR family protein, giving the protein MSQKEKNIFQLARIIAASLKGNANDEEQRTLREWLSVSTRNKKIYDEFKDGKRLEQKIVESQQINWKNDYQHFITKRQRTRKNRRMKTIIRYAAILTLPIVAAGIFLLQKNDRQTIVSISEVIKPGEHKAVLITGGGERITLSDSTLSPIQEQNGMIVNVTNNKVSYILPEDSLCTQGSPIFNTLQIPRGGEYFLTLADGTEVWLNAETEIRYPVQFTGDKRVVYLDGEAYFTVAPDKNKPFTVVSTHASVSVLGTQFNFRAYPDERDVQTTLVSGSVIMQSEKYKQQIKLVPGEQGVLEKNSAKLMKQEVNTYLYTAWKDGRFAFRDARLEDLFNILARWYDLSVFYQSPEAKDIRFTGDLNKTDDFKSILKIIEQNERVIFTVNQRTVFIQAK